The following proteins are co-located in the Streptomyces sp. DT2A-34 genome:
- a CDS encoding acyltransferase has protein sequence MSAADQATAPHIRLPLSDRPPVRPRAASRLRALDGLRLMAALMVCMYHFTGKNGEVATSWHQSPGTMFPTLSQLSTYGSLGVQFFFVISGFVICMSSWGRSLGDFFRSRISRLYPAYWVAIVMVTGAAVLLPVVVHPVRPDEFLVNLTMMQQPLGVPRVLGVCWTLWVELKFYVLFALFVIWKGVTYKRVVTFCILWTLASAFARVADNPLTDELVMRDHAPFFIGGLALYLIHRFGSDLLLWGIVGMSFLLGQRYSVMALWHPGAQGDFHRSPYVIQAIVFCAFAAVAVVALGWTSWANWRWLTVAGALTYPFYLIHEHLGWFFIRVLHRGLGLGSYATLALSVLSLLGLAWLMHRFVEKPFGPKLKRGLPAVRF, from the coding sequence ATGAGCGCGGCTGACCAGGCCACGGCACCGCACATACGGCTGCCCCTGTCCGACCGGCCGCCCGTCCGGCCCCGGGCGGCGAGCCGGCTGCGCGCCCTGGACGGGCTGCGGCTCATGGCCGCGCTGATGGTGTGCATGTACCACTTCACCGGCAAGAACGGCGAGGTGGCCACCTCCTGGCACCAGTCCCCCGGGACCATGTTCCCGACACTGTCGCAGCTGTCCACCTACGGCAGCCTGGGCGTCCAGTTCTTCTTCGTCATCAGTGGCTTCGTGATCTGCATGAGCAGCTGGGGCCGCAGCCTCGGCGACTTCTTCCGCTCCCGGATCTCCCGCCTCTACCCGGCGTACTGGGTGGCCATCGTCATGGTCACCGGCGCCGCGGTCCTGCTGCCGGTCGTCGTCCATCCCGTCCGGCCGGACGAGTTCCTGGTCAACCTCACGATGATGCAGCAGCCGCTGGGCGTGCCGCGGGTCCTGGGCGTGTGCTGGACGCTGTGGGTGGAGCTCAAGTTCTACGTGCTCTTCGCGCTGTTCGTGATCTGGAAGGGCGTCACCTACAAGCGGGTGGTCACCTTCTGCATCCTGTGGACACTGGCCAGTGCGTTCGCCCGGGTCGCCGACAACCCGCTGACCGACGAGCTGGTGATGCGCGACCACGCCCCGTTCTTCATCGGCGGCCTCGCGCTGTACCTGATCCACCGCTTCGGCAGCGACCTGCTGCTGTGGGGGATCGTCGGCATGTCCTTCCTGCTGGGCCAGCGCTACTCGGTCATGGCGCTGTGGCACCCCGGCGCCCAGGGCGACTTCCACCGCAGTCCGTACGTCATCCAGGCCATCGTCTTCTGCGCCTTCGCCGCCGTCGCGGTGGTGGCGCTGGGCTGGACGAGCTGGGCCAACTGGCGCTGGCTGACGGTGGCGGGGGCACTGACGTACCCCTTCTACCTGATCCACGAGCACCTGGGCTGGTTCTTCATCCGGGTCCTGCACCGGGGCCTCGGGCTGGGCTCCTACGCGACGCTGGCCCTGTCCGTGCTGAGCCTGCTGGGGCTGGCCTGGCTGATGCACCGGTTCGTGGAGAAGCCGTTCGGGCCGAAGCTGAAGCGGGGGCTGCCGGCCGTACGGTTCTGA
- a CDS encoding alpha-2,8-polysialyltransferase family protein has translation MIQIFFSATQYAAATVTAAIRAGQFGPREGVRRILVVSNTAAIPEVGTPLDKMAGFEKLRPEFDEVRSWNEFISPHHPAGWSPRGQDTLLWEKAVRLAWNLGDEPVEIACESIQANPSRAVADIFADSPIHVYADGLMSYGPTRNRIPHGMSSRIARVLHLDLVPGLRPMLLAEYGVEPEAVPNEAIVDVLAQIGESGAGILAERLPADNPPTAVLLGQYLSAIDLITQDEEERLHIRMLRAAARAGHQDVLFKPHPSAPAVFNESLEAVADELGVRLTVLNEPVLAETVFAFLKPKLVIGCFSTALMTAAAFYGIPVARVGTDLLLERITPYENSNRIPLTIIDAALPDAEHAELGSQLELAGMAEELAPLVRSVGYCMQSRKHHGSRDEVAAWLTANLNRYQHYFKRRRLTSLRLPGGSPVRAEALRRHPAVRKAVRQLRSTARK, from the coding sequence ATGATCCAGATCTTCTTCTCGGCCACGCAGTACGCGGCCGCGACCGTCACCGCCGCCATCCGGGCCGGCCAGTTCGGCCCGCGCGAGGGCGTCCGCCGCATCCTCGTCGTGAGCAACACGGCCGCCATCCCCGAGGTCGGCACCCCGCTGGACAAGATGGCCGGCTTCGAGAAGCTGCGCCCCGAGTTCGACGAGGTGCGCTCCTGGAACGAGTTCATCTCCCCGCACCACCCGGCCGGCTGGTCCCCGCGCGGCCAGGACACCCTGCTGTGGGAGAAGGCCGTACGCCTCGCCTGGAACCTCGGCGACGAGCCCGTCGAGATCGCCTGCGAGTCCATCCAGGCCAACCCCTCGCGCGCGGTCGCGGACATCTTCGCCGACAGCCCGATCCATGTGTACGCGGACGGCCTGATGAGCTACGGCCCCACCCGCAACCGCATCCCGCACGGCATGAGCAGCCGGATCGCCCGCGTCCTCCACCTGGACCTGGTGCCGGGCCTGCGACCCATGCTCCTCGCCGAGTACGGCGTCGAGCCGGAGGCCGTCCCCAACGAGGCGATCGTCGACGTCCTCGCCCAGATCGGCGAGTCCGGCGCCGGCATCCTCGCCGAGCGCCTCCCGGCCGACAACCCGCCCACCGCCGTCCTCCTCGGCCAGTACCTCTCGGCCATCGACCTGATCACCCAGGACGAGGAGGAGCGGCTGCACATCCGCATGCTGCGCGCCGCCGCCCGGGCCGGCCACCAGGACGTGCTGTTCAAGCCGCACCCGAGCGCGCCCGCCGTCTTCAACGAGTCCCTGGAGGCGGTCGCCGACGAACTCGGCGTCCGTCTCACGGTGCTGAACGAGCCCGTCCTCGCCGAGACCGTCTTCGCCTTCCTGAAGCCGAAGCTGGTCATCGGCTGCTTCTCGACCGCGCTGATGACGGCCGCCGCCTTCTACGGCATCCCGGTCGCCCGCGTCGGTACGGACCTGCTCCTCGAACGCATCACGCCGTACGAGAACAGCAACCGCATCCCGCTGACCATCATCGACGCGGCCCTGCCCGACGCGGAGCACGCCGAGCTCGGCTCGCAGCTCGAACTCGCCGGGATGGCCGAGGAGTTGGCCCCGCTGGTGCGTAGCGTCGGCTACTGCATGCAGTCCCGCAAGCACCACGGCTCGCGCGACGAGGTGGCCGCCTGGCTCACCGCCAACCTGAACCGGTACCAGCACTACTTCAAGCGCCGCCGCCTCACCAGCCTGCGCCTCCCCGGCGGCAGCCCGGTCCGCGCGGAGGCGCTGCGCAGGCATCCGGCGGTGCGCAAGGCCGTGCGGCAGCTGCGGTCGACGGCGCGGAAGTAA
- a CDS encoding glycosyltransferase family 2 protein, whose amino-acid sequence MANQTTLSVIVPCYNIESYVPETVTSLVNNERDDFEFIFVEDRSTKDKTYEALLTLTKRLKNSRVIRHEQNGGLATARNTGIDASEGRYLTFLDGDDWLAPGYLADLVDAVERFDVDFVRTDHVQVTGIERTVHRAPEGRRHTPLDPRTSILPVDDTTMVDYPYAWAGVYHRRLLDRGMLRFHDGLKTAEDRPWIWDLHRRADSYAVASLRGVFYRRGVASSLTQIGDVRQLDFFRSFDLVLAELAEDPEVGRLRKKALRNYCVVIAHQLLSRGRFERSIAARLKQMAAEALGRMSEEELEEALIGMGEERVYMLRRIRGGMKGVAA is encoded by the coding sequence GTGGCCAACCAAACCACCCTGTCCGTGATCGTCCCGTGCTACAACATCGAGTCGTACGTACCCGAGACCGTGACCAGCCTGGTCAACAACGAACGGGACGACTTCGAGTTCATCTTCGTCGAGGACCGGTCCACCAAGGACAAGACGTACGAAGCGCTGCTGACGCTGACGAAGAGACTCAAGAACAGTCGGGTGATACGGCACGAGCAGAACGGCGGACTGGCCACCGCGCGCAACACCGGAATCGACGCCTCGGAGGGCCGCTACCTCACCTTCCTCGACGGCGACGACTGGCTGGCGCCCGGCTATCTCGCGGATCTCGTCGACGCCGTCGAGCGGTTCGACGTCGACTTCGTACGGACCGACCACGTGCAGGTCACCGGCATCGAGCGGACCGTCCACCGGGCGCCCGAGGGACGGCGGCACACCCCGCTGGACCCGCGCACCTCGATCCTCCCCGTCGACGACACCACCATGGTCGACTACCCGTACGCGTGGGCCGGCGTCTACCACCGCCGCCTCCTGGACCGCGGCATGCTGCGCTTCCACGACGGGCTGAAGACCGCCGAGGACCGCCCCTGGATCTGGGACCTGCACCGCAGGGCCGACTCCTACGCCGTCGCCAGCCTGCGCGGCGTCTTCTACCGCCGGGGCGTGGCCAGCTCGCTGACCCAGATCGGCGATGTGCGCCAGCTGGACTTCTTCCGCTCCTTCGACCTCGTCCTCGCCGAGCTCGCCGAGGACCCCGAGGTGGGCAGGCTGCGCAAGAAGGCGCTGCGCAACTACTGCGTCGTCATCGCCCACCAGCTGCTCAGCCGGGGCCGGTTCGAGCGCAGCATCGCGGCCAGGCTGAAGCAGATGGCGGCCGAGGCGCTGGGCAGGATGTCGGAGGAGGAGTTGGAAGAGGCCCTCATCGGGATGGGCGAGGAACGCGTGTACATGCTGCGCCGGATACGGGGTGGCATGAAGGGAGTGGCGGCATGA
- a CDS encoding TetR/AcrR family transcriptional regulator C-terminal domain-containing protein, with the protein MNTERRAPLDRTRVADTALKLLNEVGLDGLTLRAIAKELDVKAPALYWHFKDKQALLDEMATEMYRRMVAGTPLDPADTWQERLLKSNRGLRTALLGYRDGAKVFSGSRFTGIEHAEQMEDNLRLFTAAGFTLAQAVRATSATYFYTLGFVTEEQGVEPLPGERREGYDIEQRARLMADFPLSAQAGAEIFADYERHFEEGLALVIAGIEARYRAG; encoded by the coding sequence GTGAACACCGAACGCCGAGCGCCCCTCGACCGCACACGCGTCGCGGACACCGCCCTCAAGCTCCTGAACGAGGTCGGTCTGGACGGCCTGACCCTGCGTGCCATCGCCAAGGAGCTGGACGTCAAGGCGCCGGCCCTGTACTGGCACTTCAAGGACAAACAGGCGCTGCTCGACGAGATGGCGACCGAGATGTACCGGCGGATGGTCGCCGGGACGCCCCTCGACCCCGCCGACACCTGGCAGGAACGGCTGCTCAAGTCCAACCGCGGACTGCGCACGGCGCTGCTCGGCTACCGCGACGGCGCGAAGGTCTTCAGCGGCTCACGCTTCACCGGCATCGAGCACGCCGAACAGATGGAGGACAACCTGCGCCTGTTCACGGCCGCCGGTTTCACCCTCGCCCAGGCGGTCCGCGCGACCTCGGCGACGTACTTCTACACCCTCGGTTTCGTCACGGAGGAGCAGGGCGTCGAGCCGCTGCCCGGCGAGCGCCGCGAGGGCTACGACATTGAGCAACGCGCCCGCCTGATGGCCGACTTCCCCTTGTCGGCTCAGGCGGGCGCGGAGATCTTCGCTGACTACGAACGGCACTTCGAGGAAGGGCTGGCCCTGGTGATCGCCGGGATCGAGGCGCGGTACCGGGCCGGGTAG
- a CDS encoding Uma2 family endonuclease, translating to MLHESSLSDAADRLWEELPGHRVEILNGSIVVTPPPDGPHQETCFEVGYEFRQAGAREAGLRAIPGIGLWLPTGPDDYAVPDVSVVDADFRDALVEKNCYAPHVFRLVLEVTSTNWSNDTAIKVGIYARAGIPVYIVADRTHDEVLLYTDPADGKYPDPQRFKRGQAVPVPESVGVTLDLSVDTLLDGDD from the coding sequence ATGCTGCACGAGTCGTCGCTTTCTGATGCTGCCGACCGGCTCTGGGAGGAGCTGCCCGGGCACCGGGTGGAGATCCTCAACGGGAGCATTGTCGTGACACCGCCGCCGGATGGGCCGCACCAAGAGACGTGTTTCGAGGTCGGCTACGAGTTCAGGCAGGCCGGAGCCCGGGAGGCTGGGCTCCGGGCCATTCCCGGGATCGGACTCTGGCTGCCGACCGGACCGGATGACTACGCGGTGCCGGACGTGTCCGTCGTCGACGCCGATTTCCGGGACGCGCTCGTCGAGAAGAACTGCTACGCGCCGCACGTCTTCCGTCTGGTGTTGGAGGTGACCTCGACCAACTGGTCCAACGACACGGCCATCAAGGTCGGGATCTATGCCAGGGCCGGCATCCCCGTCTATATCGTGGCCGACCGCACGCACGACGAGGTCCTCCTCTACACGGACCCGGCCGACGGTAAGTACCCCGACCCTCAGCGCTTCAAGCGAGGGCAGGCCGTCCCCGTCCCCGAATCCGTCGGCGTCACCCTCGACCTCTCCGTCGACACCCTCCTCGACGGCGACGACTAG